One genomic window of Phycisphaerales bacterium includes the following:
- a CDS encoding serine/threonine-protein kinase, producing the protein MEPLRKGEVIEGHRILDELGRGAASIIYLAQDEKTKQIYALKHVKRETPKDQRFLEQAEYEYKVASKLDHPNIRKIRRMMKRKQLLKVKDLFLVMELVDGVALDQKPPKTFDDALGVFHQVALALAHMHERGFVHADMKPNNVVVSPDGVVKIIDLGQSCATGTVKPRIQGTPDFIAPEQVHRRAITPKTDIYNLGATMYAMLTDKRVPTALADENSLLGSLDDSMIEKPKPAVELNERIHPKLNDLIMQCVEVDPTKRPESMTYVADRLNLVHGILRAEAERGTPVRGSAAS; encoded by the coding sequence GTGGAGCCGCTTCGAAAGGGTGAGGTCATCGAAGGCCATCGGATACTCGACGAACTCGGCCGCGGGGCCGCGTCGATTATCTACTTGGCGCAGGACGAGAAGACCAAGCAGATCTACGCCCTGAAGCACGTAAAGCGTGAGACGCCCAAGGACCAGCGGTTCCTCGAGCAGGCCGAGTACGAGTACAAGGTCGCCAGCAAGCTTGACCACCCCAACATCCGCAAGATCCGGCGGATGATGAAGCGCAAGCAACTCCTGAAGGTGAAGGACCTGTTCCTAGTCATGGAACTGGTCGACGGCGTGGCGTTGGACCAGAAGCCGCCCAAGACCTTCGACGACGCGCTGGGCGTCTTCCATCAAGTAGCGCTGGCTTTGGCGCACATGCACGAGCGCGGGTTCGTGCACGCGGACATGAAGCCCAACAACGTGGTGGTCTCGCCCGACGGCGTGGTGAAGATCATCGACCTGGGCCAGTCTTGCGCGACGGGGACGGTCAAGCCCCGGATCCAGGGCACGCCCGACTTCATCGCCCCCGAGCAGGTGCACCGCCGGGCCATCACGCCCAAGACGGACATCTACAACCTCGGCGCGACGATGTACGCGATGCTGACCGACAAGCGTGTGCCGACGGCCCTGGCCGACGAGAATTCGCTGCTGGGCTCGCTTGACGACAGCATGATCGAGAAGCCCAAGCCGGCGGTGGAACTCAACGAGCGGATCCACCCAAAGCTCAACGACCTGATCATGCAGTGCGTCGAGGTCGACCCGACCAAGCGTCCCGAGTCGATGACGTACGTCGCCGATCGGCTGAATCTGGTGCACGGCATCCTCCGGGCCGAAGCCGAACGGGGCACGCCGGTGCGCGGCTCGGCCGCGAGCTGA
- a CDS encoding sigma-54 dependent transcriptional regulator: MLVVDDKEMMRDSVCSVLRRAGLTALAATSGQEALDRVALQRPDAVVSDLKMPGMTGVELLAQVRKIDDELPVVLMTAFGSVQTAVEAMKLGAFDYLTKPFEGDELLICVKRAIQHAKLRRENAVLRAHGSQAEVEPSGKIATGGAAFGLDRLVGASPAMRSVKAQVQAVADSHGTVLIVGESGTGKEVVARSIHELSPRRTGPFLAVNCAALSETLLESELFGHEKGAFTGADKMRKGRFELAHGGTLLLDEVSEVSPAIQAKLLRVLQERAFERVGSSQSISIDVRVLATSNRDLPKAVAAGDFRQDLFFRLNVLPIHLPALSDRLEDVPMLAETFLGQIARREGRGQVRLEPGAVDLLCGYDWPGNVRELQNVCERAVVLSAGGSRHEDATIRRDMLEPWLAWQTTPVQRPAVAIEPAPAMERPVGAGVGVGEGMESATGRAIVFAPGDTTLDDMERDAIIRTLERYDGHRQRTADALGIGVRTLGIKLKKWKDEKLVPADL; the protein is encoded by the coding sequence GTGCTGGTTGTCGACGACAAGGAAATGATGCGCGACAGCGTGTGCTCGGTGCTGCGGCGCGCCGGGCTCACGGCCCTGGCGGCCACGAGCGGCCAGGAGGCGCTGGACCGCGTGGCCTTGCAGCGGCCCGATGCGGTCGTGAGCGACCTGAAGATGCCGGGGATGACGGGCGTGGAGCTGCTGGCACAGGTGCGCAAGATCGACGACGAACTGCCGGTCGTGCTCATGACGGCGTTCGGCTCGGTGCAGACGGCCGTCGAGGCGATGAAGCTCGGCGCGTTCGACTACCTGACCAAGCCATTCGAGGGCGACGAACTCTTGATCTGCGTGAAGCGGGCCATCCAGCACGCGAAGCTGCGGCGCGAGAACGCCGTGCTGCGGGCGCACGGCAGCCAGGCCGAGGTCGAGCCCAGTGGCAAGATCGCCACGGGCGGCGCGGCGTTCGGGCTTGATCGGCTCGTGGGCGCGTCGCCGGCAATGCGGAGCGTGAAGGCGCAGGTGCAGGCGGTGGCCGACAGCCACGGCACGGTGCTGATCGTGGGCGAGAGCGGCACGGGCAAGGAGGTGGTCGCGCGGTCGATCCACGAACTGAGCCCGAGGCGTACCGGGCCGTTCCTGGCGGTGAACTGCGCGGCGCTGAGCGAGACGCTGCTGGAGAGCGAGCTGTTTGGCCACGAGAAGGGGGCGTTTACCGGGGCCGACAAGATGCGCAAGGGCCGCTTCGAGCTTGCGCACGGCGGGACGCTGCTGCTCGACGAGGTGAGCGAGGTGAGTCCGGCGATCCAGGCGAAGCTGCTGCGCGTGCTGCAGGAGCGGGCCTTCGAGCGCGTTGGCAGCAGTCAGTCGATCTCGATCGACGTGCGCGTGCTGGCGACGAGCAACCGCGACCTACCCAAGGCCGTGGCGGCGGGCGACTTCCGCCAGGACCTGTTCTTCAGGCTGAACGTGCTGCCGATCCATCTGCCCGCGCTCTCGGACCGGCTCGAGGACGTACCGATGCTGGCCGAGACGTTCCTCGGGCAGATCGCACGGCGCGAGGGACGCGGGCAGGTGCGGCTCGAGCCCGGGGCCGTCGACCTGCTGTGCGGCTATGACTGGCCCGGCAACGTACGCGAGTTGCAGAACGTCTGCGAGCGGGCGGTCGTGCTGAGCGCGGGCGGGTCTCGCCACGAGGACGCGACGATCCGCCGCGATATGCTCGAGCCGTGGCTGGCCTGGCAGACGACGCCGGTGCAGCGGCCGGCGGTCGCGATCGAGCCCGCGCCGGCGATGGAGCGGCCGGTCGGCGCCGGCGTGGGCGTCGGCGAAGGCATGGAGTCGGCCACGGGCCGGGCCATCGTGTTCGCGCCGGGCGACACCACGCTCGACGACATGGAGCGAGATGCGATCATCCGGACGCTCGAGCGATACGACGGCCACCGCCAGCGGACCGCCGACGCGCTGGGCATCGGCGTGCGGACGCTGGGCATCAAGCTCAAGAAGTGGAAGGACGAGAAGCTGGTGCCGGCCGACCTCTAG
- a CDS encoding tRNA (cytidine(34)-2'-O)-methyltransferase, whose amino-acid sequence MGVGPGQPRLHVVLHEPEIPNNTGNIGRTCLAMGAALHLIEPLGFDLDEKALRRAGLDYWPRLAPTVHPDWAAYVESFPEARRWFFTSRRGQPHFAAAFELGDHLVFGKETRGLPDEVLAGQADRQLGIPLREGERSLNLSTAVAIGLSEAVRQMVDDGRVELVAGLSLPA is encoded by the coding sequence ATGGGTGTCGGCCCGGGCCAGCCGCGCCTGCACGTGGTCCTGCACGAGCCGGAGATCCCAAACAACACGGGCAACATCGGCCGCACCTGTCTTGCGATGGGTGCGGCCTTGCACTTGATCGAGCCGCTCGGATTCGACCTCGACGAGAAGGCCTTGCGGCGTGCCGGGCTGGATTACTGGCCCAGGCTGGCGCCAACGGTCCATCCAGACTGGGCGGCGTATGTGGAGTCATTCCCGGAGGCCCGGCGGTGGTTCTTCACGTCTCGCCGGGGCCAGCCGCACTTCGCCGCGGCGTTCGAGCTCGGCGATCACCTGGTTTTCGGCAAGGAGACGCGCGGACTGCCCGACGAGGTGCTGGCTGGCCAAGCAGACCGGCAACTGGGCATTCCGCTCCGCGAGGGCGAGCGCAGCCTGAATCTCTCGACGGCCGTGGCGATCGGGCTCAGCGAAGCCGTTCGGCAAATGGTCGATGACGGCCGCGTAGAACTCGTTGCCGGCCTGAGTCTGCCGGCGTAA
- the fliT gene encoding flagellar protein FliT: MTHGESCGSASARALLRDRVLPALERQAALYDQLAGFGPRQDELIAGGEGDDLLRLMGERQAVVDELVAVHQGLEDVRRDWEGFVAELTEADRAALSERLDRVKVLATRVHEQDSKTRQHLDGARDRVQSTMQGVGRGKGAVRAYGGSTARVPIHQDREA; the protein is encoded by the coding sequence ATGACCCACGGCGAATCGTGCGGCTCGGCGTCTGCCCGGGCATTGCTGCGCGATCGGGTGCTGCCGGCGCTGGAGCGTCAGGCAGCGCTGTACGACCAACTCGCGGGCTTCGGGCCCAGGCAAGACGAGCTCATCGCCGGTGGCGAGGGCGATGACCTGCTGCGCCTCATGGGCGAGCGGCAGGCAGTGGTCGACGAACTCGTTGCCGTGCACCAGGGCCTCGAAGACGTGCGCCGGGATTGGGAAGGATTCGTGGCGGAACTGACCGAGGCCGACCGGGCAGCGCTGAGCGAGCGGCTCGATCGCGTGAAGGTGCTGGCGACGCGCGTCCACGAGCAAGACTCGAAGACACGCCAGCACTTGGACGGCGCGCGTGACCGGGTGCAGTCGACGATGCAGGGCGTCGGTCGAGGCAAGGGGGCCGTGCGTGCGTACGGCGGCTCCACCGCTCGCGTTCCGATCCACCAGGATCGGGAGGCCTGA
- a CDS encoding TlpA disulfide reductase family protein encodes MRGILTATIVALAASAGLAQSDQIIREGSGERREALNAIELSAFDRSLLGGLTDWIGEPVTAGDLDGKPVLILTWASWHSGSTASARAAELVAKRYADQGIVVIGVHSDDGYDTAAQTAERLRLSFPIARDAGSKFREAIKADMDPNFYVVDRAGQLRFADIERGSVRDAVAMVARETTEMASNASTRRAGPATPKTRVIGSVAQHDAANIPNWTIPPQDALLYQDANWPARWRAAEEAQNADFESRGQTQLPIVDFNSDLVTWVTPKPSLDGRIRVVYYWAHTVPSSYERVQPLMDELQRRHGRDIAVIGMSIPFVRVDPDELRRDSTKLDEAIEQYGQTLASITNRTQVKHTIAFDKDIDMLLSSLGKDAFGRSDRIMRTVERLNFPFVVLYSTDNSVRWMGHPLDDRFELALNRLVEVDPAVQLRRERDEAYLARQGRR; translated from the coding sequence ATGCGAGGGATTCTGACGGCGACGATCGTGGCGCTGGCGGCGAGCGCCGGCCTGGCCCAGAGCGACCAGATCATCCGCGAGGGCTCGGGCGAGCGACGCGAGGCTCTGAACGCGATTGAGCTCAGCGCCTTCGACCGGTCGCTCCTGGGCGGCCTGACGGACTGGATCGGTGAGCCGGTGACGGCAGGCGACCTCGACGGCAAGCCCGTGCTGATCCTGACGTGGGCGAGCTGGCACTCGGGCTCGACGGCCTCGGCCCGCGCGGCCGAGCTGGTCGCCAAGCGGTATGCCGACCAGGGCATCGTCGTCATCGGCGTGCACTCGGACGACGGGTACGACACGGCCGCCCAGACGGCCGAACGTCTGCGTCTGAGCTTCCCGATTGCGCGGGATGCGGGGTCAAAGTTCCGCGAGGCCATCAAGGCCGACATGGATCCGAACTTCTACGTCGTCGATCGCGCGGGCCAGTTGCGGTTCGCCGACATCGAGCGCGGCAGCGTGCGCGATGCGGTGGCCATGGTGGCGCGCGAGACGACCGAGATGGCGAGCAACGCCTCGACGCGGCGCGCGGGGCCGGCAACGCCCAAGACGCGCGTGATCGGCAGCGTGGCGCAGCACGATGCGGCCAACATTCCCAACTGGACCATCCCGCCGCAGGATGCGCTGCTGTACCAGGATGCGAACTGGCCGGCCCGGTGGCGCGCTGCTGAAGAGGCCCAGAACGCCGACTTCGAAAGCCGCGGCCAGACCCAGCTTCCCATCGTCGACTTCAACTCCGACCTGGTGACCTGGGTGACGCCCAAGCCGAGCCTGGACGGACGCATCCGCGTGGTGTACTACTGGGCCCACACGGTGCCCAGCAGCTACGAGCGGGTGCAGCCCCTGATGGACGAACTGCAACGCCGGCACGGGCGCGACATCGCGGTGATCGGAATGTCGATCCCGTTCGTCAGGGTCGATCCGGACGAGCTCCGCCGCGACAGCACCAAACTCGATGAAGCGATCGAGCAGTATGGTCAAACGCTTGCGAGCATTACCAACCGCACGCAGGTGAAGCACACCATCGCGTTCGACAAGGACATCGACATGCTGCTGTCGTCGCTGGGCAAGGACGCGTTCGGACGCAGCGATCGCATCATGCGGACCGTCGAGCGTCTGAACTTCCCGTTCGTGGTGCTCTACAGCACCGACAACTCGGTGCGCTGGATGGGTCACCCGCTCGACGACCGTTTTGAGCTGGCCTTGAACCGTCTCGTGGAAGTTGACCCCGCGGTCCAGCTCCGCCGCGAGCGCGACGAGGCGTACCTGGCTCGCCAGGGCCGCCGCTAA
- a CDS encoding peptidoglycan recognition family protein, with translation MGQAVLGALLRSRRGMVLTSFAGSMVVLASLLVLVEGQRSPGVGGRSIAPLAASAASVPLEAITVPPVGLDEQRWTRIVIHHSRSRHGNAAELARTHQSMGLAGLGYHFVIGNGRGMADGELHVAERWLRQQPGAHVAGPDSLAYNRDSIGVCLIGDGRQEAFGRAQMDRLVAAVATLARELDIPSDRILLHEDVAGVDDPGPYFPRESFYRRLAEAGVRRQ, from the coding sequence ATGGGACAGGCCGTCTTGGGCGCGCTGCTGCGATCGCGTCGAGGCATGGTGCTGACGAGCTTCGCCGGCTCGATGGTCGTGCTCGCGTCGCTGCTGGTGCTGGTCGAGGGCCAGCGCTCCCCGGGCGTCGGTGGGCGGAGCATCGCGCCGCTGGCGGCGTCTGCGGCGAGCGTGCCGCTCGAAGCGATTACGGTGCCGCCGGTCGGCCTCGACGAGCAGCGTTGGACGCGGATCGTGATCCACCACAGCCGGTCGCGGCACGGCAACGCCGCCGAGCTTGCGCGGACGCACCAGTCGATGGGGCTCGCAGGGCTCGGTTACCACTTCGTGATCGGCAACGGCCGAGGCATGGCCGATGGCGAGCTCCACGTGGCCGAGCGCTGGCTCCGCCAGCAGCCGGGCGCCCACGTCGCTGGTCCCGACAGCCTCGCGTACAACCGCGATTCGATCGGCGTGTGCCTGATCGGCGACGGACGCCAGGAGGCGTTCGGTCGTGCCCAGATGGATCGGCTCGTGGCGGCGGTGGCGACGCTGGCGCGCGAGCTGGACATCCCCAGCGACCGCATCCTGCTCCACGAGGACGTGGCCGGCGTCGATGACCCGGGTCCGTACTTCCCCCGCGAGAGCTTCTACCGGCGGTTGGCCGAAGCTGGCGTCCGCCGGCAGTAA
- a CDS encoding RNA methyltransferase, with amino-acid sequence MTTKAGPHIIAVEDLSRPDLEPYRDQKDAWLRVQRDGGTGLGGLFIAEGEIVARELFASKFVVRSVLVTPTRLLSMQDAIEALPNGTPVYVAERTVAEQIVGFDMHRGVLALGDRGARPSLEAVVSGARCVLLLEGLSNHDNVGSLYRSLSALGPADAAVVLGPGCADPFYRKSLRVSMGHVLRIPTAWVDAWPADLGVLERAGFRTVALTPDPRAIPLSDAGLRCPPDRIALMLGAEGPGLTQAAMAAADLRVRIPMNEGVDSLNVGVSAAIALAGLCTPGRG; translated from the coding sequence GTGACGACCAAGGCCGGGCCGCACATCATCGCCGTCGAGGACCTCTCGCGTCCAGACCTGGAGCCCTATCGCGACCAGAAGGATGCGTGGCTGCGGGTGCAGCGCGATGGCGGCACGGGGCTCGGCGGGCTCTTCATCGCCGAGGGCGAGATCGTGGCCCGGGAGCTCTTCGCATCGAAGTTTGTTGTTCGTTCGGTCTTGGTCACGCCCACGCGGCTGCTGTCGATGCAGGACGCGATCGAGGCGCTCCCCAACGGCACGCCCGTGTACGTGGCCGAGCGGACCGTGGCCGAGCAGATCGTCGGGTTCGACATGCACCGCGGCGTGCTGGCACTGGGCGATCGCGGGGCGAGGCCGTCGCTCGAGGCAGTGGTGTCCGGCGCCCGTTGCGTGCTGCTGCTCGAGGGGCTGAGCAACCACGACAACGTCGGGTCGCTGTACCGGAGCCTGTCTGCCCTCGGGCCGGCCGACGCTGCCGTGGTCCTCGGTCCGGGGTGTGCCGATCCCTTCTATCGCAAGAGCCTGCGGGTCTCGATGGGACACGTGTTGCGAATCCCCACGGCATGGGTGGACGCGTGGCCGGCCGATCTGGGCGTGCTGGAGCGGGCCGGCTTTCGAACCGTGGCGCTGACGCCCGACCCTCGAGCGATTCCGCTGTCGGACGCAGGCCTTCGGTGCCCGCCCGATCGAATCGCCCTGATGCTGGGGGCCGAGGGCCCCGGCCTGACCCAGGCGGCGATGGCGGCGGCAGACCTGCGGGTGCGCATCCCCATGAACGAGGGCGTCGATTCGCTGAATGTTGGGGTGTCGGCGGCCATCGCGCTCGCCGGCCTGTGCACGCCCGGACGCGGATGA
- a CDS encoding alcohol dehydrogenase catalytic domain-containing protein, translating into MDAIVARQNQPVLSDLGQPSCGAGEALVRVRLAGDVPASVRSASADAPDGSVLGRDLVGVVSEVADDAPEGVRERLLKSRVVCSPAVACGTCDMCRAGVSQHCREGGTLGMRGVPGSMAQTVAVPWRNLALAPEGLEDDAALLAGPLARALHAARMIRMEGKVYVTVLGDNLAALLAVQTIAKLNATVRLLGWRPEAFGRAEKWGVRHRHADEVGRRRDQTVVVDCVGSAASMDLALGMLRPRGTFILAAEPVSGALVDLTPVVRGELELIGASFGSVADALPLLASGAVETAGLVEVRTRPSEAPRLLSRPELLYVAVEF; encoded by the coding sequence TTGGACGCGATCGTCGCCCGCCAGAACCAACCCGTGTTGTCCGATCTCGGGCAGCCCTCGTGCGGCGCGGGCGAGGCGCTCGTGCGCGTTCGGCTGGCCGGCGACGTGCCGGCTTCGGTGCGTTCGGCCTCGGCCGATGCGCCCGACGGCTCGGTGCTCGGGCGTGATCTCGTCGGGGTCGTCTCCGAGGTCGCCGATGATGCGCCCGAAGGCGTCCGCGAGCGATTGCTCAAATCGCGGGTCGTGTGTTCGCCCGCCGTGGCGTGCGGCACCTGCGACATGTGCCGGGCGGGTGTGAGCCAGCACTGCAGAGAAGGTGGTACGCTGGGCATGCGCGGCGTGCCCGGCAGCATGGCCCAGACCGTCGCCGTGCCGTGGCGAAACCTCGCGCTCGCGCCCGAAGGACTCGAGGACGATGCAGCGCTGCTGGCCGGCCCGCTGGCACGAGCGCTGCATGCGGCCCGGATGATCCGCATGGAGGGCAAGGTCTACGTCACGGTGCTGGGCGACAACCTCGCGGCGCTGCTGGCCGTGCAGACCATCGCCAAGCTCAACGCGACGGTTCGGTTGCTGGGCTGGCGGCCCGAGGCGTTCGGACGCGCCGAGAAGTGGGGCGTGCGGCACCGCCATGCCGACGAGGTCGGCCGGCGCCGCGATCAGACCGTGGTGGTCGATTGCGTGGGCAGCGCGGCGTCGATGGACCTCGCCCTGGGCATGCTGCGGCCGCGTGGCACGTTCATCCTGGCGGCCGAGCCCGTCAGCGGAGCGCTGGTCGATCTCACGCCGGTGGTGCGCGGGGAGCTGGAGCTGATCGGGGCGAGCTTCGGGTCGGTGGCCGACGCGCTGCCGCTGCTGGCCTCGGGCGCCGTGGAGACGGCGGGGCTGGTGGAGGTCCGGACCAGGCCCAGCGAGGCCCCGCGGCTGCTTTCCCGCCCCGAGCTGCTGTACGTGGCGGTCGAGTTCTAA
- a CDS encoding DUF3800 domain-containing protein yields MSWLFFLDESGHDHKTTPYEVHGGFAIHASKLWPFISAVRTLEESIFGIDLRDFGLEIKGSKLLRSRCFSWAAQAEPMDHAERRKHALNFLNNGKQKRQPRRHEFCAYGQACISLAEGIIQLLKSHDAKAFASFVPRHTRPDGVPPDHLRKDMVFLLERYFYFLEHTRETGLLVMDGSEKQADHKIVRSMERYFTLTLTGRQRTQWIVPVPLFVESDMAYGVQAADLCIYCLNWGWRLKGRMTEATRPEIEPFVWLIEKFIWHGDGYRDGRTFATHGTCFVPDLYTPRL; encoded by the coding sequence ATGAGCTGGCTTTTCTTCTTAGACGAGAGTGGTCACGACCACAAGACCACGCCATACGAAGTGCACGGCGGCTTCGCAATTCATGCCTCAAAGCTCTGGCCTTTCATCTCGGCAGTTCGAACACTGGAAGAGTCAATTTTTGGTATTGACCTGAGAGATTTTGGACTGGAGATAAAGGGAAGCAAGCTGCTTCGGTCACGCTGCTTCAGTTGGGCTGCCCAGGCAGAACCGATGGACCACGCCGAACGCCGCAAGCATGCGTTGAACTTCTTGAACAATGGAAAGCAAAAGCGTCAGCCTCGTCGCCACGAGTTTTGTGCGTATGGCCAGGCTTGTATCTCGCTAGCGGAGGGGATCATTCAATTGCTTAAGAGTCACGACGCCAAGGCGTTTGCGTCGTTCGTCCCGAGGCATACGAGGCCCGACGGAGTTCCGCCGGATCACCTACGCAAGGACATGGTGTTCTTGCTAGAGCGATACTTCTACTTCTTAGAGCACACTCGCGAGACGGGCTTGTTGGTCATGGATGGAAGCGAGAAGCAGGCGGATCACAAGATTGTTCGATCCATGGAGCGATACTTCACGCTTACCTTGACAGGTAGACAGCGAACCCAATGGATCGTACCCGTCCCCTTGTTCGTCGAGTCGGACATGGCATACGGGGTCCAAGCCGCAGACTTGTGCATCTACTGCCTCAATTGGGGCTGGCGTCTCAAGGGACGCATGACTGAAGCAACCCGTCCGGAGATCGAGCCATTCGTATGGCTCATCGAGAAGTTCATCTGGCATGGAGACGGTTACAGGGACGGGCGCACCTTTGCGACTCATGGCACGTGTTTCGTACCAGATCTCTACACCCCCCGCCTCTAG
- a CDS encoding ATP-binding protein — protein MGGSTAIDSDVLASGPADGGPVTPEDLAELMRAFNAAAGELEQTHQALRSEVSRLKGELHEANRRLERSRRLAALGEMAAGIAHEVRNPLAAIALHAEMLRDDLGEGECGQTAGKILRAARELDGVVGDVLRFARELEPTLALVDAVEPARRAVSTCQMMADVAGVELDLVQWAESADVELDGGLVAQALANLIRNAVEAIVESSGEAPGRVRVTTGMREFEGSSHVAYVVEDTGPGLPAGAVERMFNPFYTTRQTGCGLGLAMVQRIVDAHGGRVDAGDAEGGGARFELTLPARSPALVTEGAA, from the coding sequence GTGGGCGGTTCGACAGCGATCGACTCCGACGTGCTGGCGAGCGGTCCGGCCGATGGCGGTCCCGTGACGCCCGAGGACCTTGCCGAGCTGATGCGGGCGTTCAACGCGGCCGCGGGCGAGCTGGAGCAGACGCACCAGGCATTGCGGTCCGAGGTCTCGCGCCTGAAGGGCGAGCTGCACGAGGCGAACCGGCGGCTGGAGCGCAGCCGGCGGTTGGCGGCGTTGGGCGAGATGGCGGCGGGCATCGCCCACGAGGTGCGCAACCCGCTGGCGGCGATCGCGCTGCACGCCGAGATGCTGCGCGATGACCTGGGCGAGGGCGAGTGCGGGCAGACGGCCGGCAAGATCTTGCGGGCGGCGCGGGAGCTCGACGGCGTGGTGGGCGACGTGCTGCGATTTGCGCGGGAGCTCGAGCCGACCCTGGCGCTGGTCGATGCCGTCGAGCCGGCGCGGCGCGCGGTTTCGACGTGCCAGATGATGGCCGACGTGGCGGGCGTGGAACTCGATCTCGTGCAATGGGCCGAGAGCGCGGACGTGGAGCTCGACGGCGGGCTGGTGGCCCAGGCGCTGGCGAACCTGATCCGCAACGCGGTCGAGGCGATCGTCGAGTCGAGCGGCGAAGCGCCGGGTCGCGTGCGCGTGACGACGGGCATGCGGGAGTTCGAGGGCTCGTCGCACGTGGCGTACGTCGTGGAGGACACCGGCCCGGGCCTGCCCGCGGGCGCGGTCGAGCGGATGTTCAACCCCTTCTACACGACGCGGCAGACCGGGTGCGGCCTGGGGCTGGCGATGGTGCAACGCATCGTGGATGCGCACGGCGGGCGCGTGGACGCCGGCGATGCCGAGGGCGGCGGGGCCCGGTTCGAATTGACGCTGCCGGCGCGGTCGCCGGCGTTGGTGACGGAGGGCGCAGCTTGA
- a CDS encoding undecaprenyl-diphosphate phosphatase: MELWQAIVLGIVEGITEYLPVSSTGHLILASGLMGLNDTPEGRQAANAFNIVIQGGAILAVLGLYRERVWQMLKGLVGKDRDGLRLAVNIFVAFLPAAVLGLRFNDLIEQHLFTASVVLTMLAIGGVYMIALDKAVIAPRRKEQAGNTLDELRPTRALVIGLLQCVAMVPGTSRSMMTITGGVLVGLKPKDAAEFSFLLGLPTLGGACVLTLFKDLTRDDGTPTMIETIGWPALVVGILVSMVSAMLAVKWLVGFLNRHGLALFGWYRIALAGVLLVATLAGVIAFVPEGG; this comes from the coding sequence GTGGAACTCTGGCAAGCCATCGTGCTCGGCATCGTCGAGGGCATCACCGAGTACCTGCCGGTGAGCTCGACGGGGCACCTCATCCTCGCGTCGGGGCTCATGGGCCTCAACGACACGCCCGAGGGCCGGCAGGCAGCCAACGCGTTCAACATCGTCATCCAGGGCGGGGCGATCCTGGCCGTCCTGGGCCTGTACCGCGAGCGCGTGTGGCAGATGCTCAAGGGGCTCGTTGGCAAGGACCGCGACGGGCTTCGGCTCGCCGTCAACATCTTTGTCGCCTTCCTACCCGCGGCCGTTCTCGGGCTGCGATTCAACGACCTGATCGAGCAGCATCTCTTCACCGCGAGCGTCGTGCTCACGATGCTGGCCATCGGCGGCGTCTACATGATCGCGCTCGACAAGGCCGTTATCGCACCGCGCCGGAAGGAACAGGCCGGAAACACTCTCGACGAGCTGCGTCCAACGCGCGCCCTCGTGATCGGCCTGCTCCAGTGCGTTGCCATGGTGCCCGGCACCAGCCGCTCCATGATGACCATCACCGGCGGCGTGCTCGTGGGCCTCAAGCCCAAGGATGCCGCCGAGTTCAGCTTCCTGCTGGGCCTGCCCACGCTCGGGGGCGCGTGCGTGCTCACGCTCTTCAAGGACCTGACCCGCGACGACGGCACGCCCACCATGATCGAGACCATCGGCTGGCCCGCGCTCGTCGTTGGCATCCTCGTCTCGATGGTCTCGGCCATGCTTGCCGTCAAGTGGCTCGTGGGCTTCCTCAACAGGCACGGACTCGCGCTCTTCGGCTGGTACCGCATCGCGCTCGCGGGCGTGCTGCTCGTCGCCACGCTCGCCGGCGTCATCGCCTTCGTGCCCGAAGGCGGGTGA